The Malus sylvestris chromosome 3, drMalSylv7.2, whole genome shotgun sequence genomic sequence tcATCTCAAACCGGAAGGGTTAAACATAGCCTTGTCTAGAATAccctataaaaaattatttttaaataaacaatGTCAAAGTATGGCCATATCCAACCGAATGGGCTAAGCATAGCctctttaataatttattagtttttagtttatactttaaattcaGTGGTTAATGTAATTAAACTAACGTTGGATGTTTTTAAACTTGTCATTGAATTTGTATCCATTATTGTAATTGAGGAGCTGGGTCTCAAAAAAATggctaaggccatctccaaccgagtcGGTTAAAAGGCTACAGGCCAAAACATAGTTCCTTTTGACACAAAACCCATCTCTAATAGAGGGTTGGATCAAAGATCATGtagcctttttttttaagacgaaattaaaaaaaaattaaaaattctaattttttcctataaatacctaagtcatGTCTACACCATTTCTCGTATCATTTTCACAATTCCATATTAACTTACCTCATTTTAATGTCTAAGTTGTTAACATgcaagttaaattaaaatatttagtaacatgaaacttaaaacaacatttaacGACAAGTGGCCCTCAAAAAATATCCcgaaaccttattttaatataatagtttaatccaattaaccaataaaattaaggcctaatcggataaatggtccccatggtcataaggtattcggatgatagcccctatggtaaaaaaattcggatttaaacccctgtggtctaagtctgttaggattcatgcccttctgttaaataatgctgacgtggctaccaaatgtctgccacgtggcaaaaatattaatttttaattttttttttttaaaacctgaatttttacaaaaaaaaaaaaaaaaaaaaacccagatttgcagaagaagaacaagctccccccccccccccccgccggacttcttctccttcttcttcttcttcttcccaccggagaccagctcccccccccccccggtcggagccctctccccgcgcgaccctcctccctctccttcttccttcttcttcttcccgccggagaccAGCTCCCCCCCTCGCCGGTCTCCccgcgcgaccctcctccctctccctcttccttcttcttcttcttcttgtaaatctgggttttttttttttttttttttattgtaaaaattcaggttttttaaaaaaaaaaattaaatattattatttttaccacgtggcagacatttggcaaccacatgacatatatgtggcagccacgtcagcattatttaacagaaaggcataaatcctaacagacttagaccacaggggtttaaatcctaacagactgtgaccacaggggtttaaatccgattttttttaccacagggctatcatccgaataccttatgaccacggggaccatttatccgattaggcctaaAATTAAAgcacaaacttaaaataataaattattgagaagGCTAAAAAATAGCCTATTTTGGTTGGAGATTGTACATAGATATGGTCTgacattgtttattaaaaaataatttcttgcaggCTATACTCTGTATGGAGGCAAAAGGAATGTGGGGAGTAGTGTGAGGCACATCCAAAGCCGAACAATTAGCCTTCTGGGAATCTGCCTACGGCATCCAAATTTCATCAAAGTATAGGCACAACAGAAGACAGTAGAACCAAAGTGATTTTCTTTAGTGTTTCATTaccttaagaaaaaaaaaaaattaaaacattgcAGCTGTCCAAGGAAACACCCGATGTTCGTCGCTACCCAGAGTCACCCCCGTGCCCACTTAGCTAGTAAGATAAAATCAAATTTACTCCGCTCCTATGAAACCAAAATAAACCTTTAAACTTGCTACTCGGTAGCATTGGGCCTGCGGTATGGCATGTATCTGTGGTCCTTCGCTGCATTCTTCCTGCGCCTTTTCTCAATGAAGGCTTCGAGCTTGCCAGATGCCTGGTCATGCAAACGGATGACATTATTTGCCAATGCCAAAGCCATCATGACTAAGTACTAATCTCTCACAAAGCTATTTTTCAACATCATGACAAAAGGAAAACATGTTACCTTGAGTTGTTTATACTTCTCCATGAGTCTTTTCTTTCGGATCTCAGCTGCGAATAATAGAAGAATGAAACGTCAATTGGAATTTAATTTTGATCTACTCATCTTATGATCTCATTTAATCAAGTGCTACTAGAACAATATCTCAGTAGCACTCATGCCGAAAACCTATACTGGGTTTCGACAGTCTATACTTCTGGGTAGTACTGAGCAGTCACAATAAGCAGAAAAAACATAATGAAACATCTGTATTCAGAAACTCAAAGCTCTTCATGTGATCATTTGGAGCCCAATTCTACGTTTTTAGCTTTGTTTAGGGTGACAATTTATATTTCCGAATCAAAGAGCAAAGGGTGATTTGGACTCGTCCTATTTATTCCAAGAAATGGTATCCAGAGAAAAAATTGTATCACAGTTCCAGTTAGCAGCAGTACAAGTTTTTGGGTGATGGCCACGCAGAACTTTGCACTGGTCATGGTTGAGAGTCTTGTAACGTTCATTCTTGTAATGTCATCTGGGTCTTCTTGTTAATCCTAGGTATTTGGTGGTCTGGCAAATAATTGTAGTTTTCTTATGATGCTTGCTCATAAGTGAATAAAAGACAGCATTACTTTAATGAGCTGGCAGATACATTTAAGGCAATGTTGTATTCAATTCGCTGATGTGTAATTATTTTAAGAAAGCTACATGTAGCTTCCATACCACCAACAAACTACTACTATGAATTGCCACCCATGTAAGATTTTAAGAATGAACATCTCAAGATTCTCAACCATGACCAAGGAAACGTCCTGGAAACCTCAATATCAGTTACTATTGCTGCTCACTAGAATTGTGatagaaaattttgaaacaaaaaaaatatatatatttttcttgtatCTGCTATGTGCTGACTAGAAGTACATACTATTTGAAACTAACACAGATGAACATGCGCACACAGGTGGAAAGGGAGCAAGAAAGGGCATTACATTTCttaaggaaaaagggttgcttcccttcctttgctgcttttctctcttttttcttgtgCTCAGTCAGTATTGCAGCTTCAGTACCCTTAGCTGAATCAGATTTTAGCTGTTTATCCTGCaaagacacaaaaacaaagataaatgaaTAGTTACAGAAGCAGTATTTCTAATTTTCCAAAGCAAATATAAAGTTAAAAGGCCTATATAACATGGTCGCATAAATGAGGGAGTCTGCCAAATATTTATATAAAGGCAAGCATTTACAATCAAAGATATGTGTTTCTTTAGTTCTTCAATGGTTTCTGGGTCCTTAGATTTCTTGATTTGCTTCTGTAGTTCCTGTAATATTCAAACCAAAACTAAGCGAGAGAAAAGGTATGTATAGCTGATACTGAATATATATGACTTATTTAAGAAACTTTACCTCTTTTTCGGCAGGAAGCTCCTCCTCAAATAAAAAGCGATATTTCTTCCTAAACCTGTTGAATGCATGTTATTCcctctttctttttcatttttgtaagaaacaaaattttgctTACGTCAAAACAGTTACAAGTTCGACGACAAGTTGTCCACCACCCGtaaaacaataaacaaaaataagccAACGCAGTAAAGTTTATCTATCATACAACAACTGTAAAATCAAGATCAGAACATCTTTCCAATCTTCAAAATAGCAACAACACAAAAGGAGTTTTCTTTAACTCGACATTAAACACCATAGTGATGTCAAAAACCTTTCCATCCCATAAGACCCCTTCTCCACATGTTACTTACTAACTGGCTTCAagaaaaaatcaataaacataAAACTCCAGTGAAGGCTTtgccagagagagagagagagcataccGGTCAACATCAAGTTCTCCACATAAAGATTCGAAACGTGGGTCCCGTACCACCTGAACATAGCAAGAAACAATTCCAACCAAGGTATATAAATGGCTTTCTACTGACTGaattatacaagttttacaCTAATCGAAGTACATGTAAGCCAGTAATCCAATATCAATGAATTGCCAATTGATTAAGTATGGAAACACCTAGCTTTTATCATAGAAGTGACTCACAAATTTGATCCATCGATTGCTAGCTTTATCACAACTTTGACAAATCAAACCTAGCAGGATAAATGAATCCTATAGGAAAAGCCACATGAAATACTAAACCACCTAATTCCAATTCATCGTGCTTAAATCATACCAGGTTTTGAATCCAAATAGTTCAGGGCAATTACATAACAACAGAGTATAGTTATTTAAAgttaactttcttcatggtaaaATATTTGTAATTACCAATCTTTTCTAATGAAAACTTTTACAACCCAATAGAAAACAGAAAGGGTTACGGAAAATGAGAATGAATCTTAATGAAGTCATCATACAAATCATAACAAACGCCATAACAAAATCTCACCTTTTTCGAACCTTGAATGACTTCTCGAAATCTAGGGACAGGCTTTGTGCAAGTAACCTCCATCGGCCTTCATAAACACACAAACATATTCATCTGTTCAACTACAAAACATATGAACCAACAAAACAATCCAATGTACGCTGAAATTACCGGTTCTTGTTCGCCCGGCCACCCTTCTTCTCTTCTTTAGGCTTAAGGTGCACTAAATGTGACCCGTTCGAGCGTGCCTTCTGCAGTTCCCCAAATGTCACATCTGCAAGCGCCTGCTCTATCTCCTCCTcctataacaaataaaaaatacgcaaattaaatacaaaaattcaattgttCTTCAAATTAAAGCAACAAAAATACTAATAAATTAAGCTGCTTTGGATTACTTACATCCTCAGAAGACGAAGATTCAGGTTCTTCGAACTTTGTTTTGGTTGGCATTCCCATCGAGCTGCCAGGTTTTAACATTCTGATTCTCTGAGTTTGAAAAGGATTATATGGCTTTGACCCTAAAATTGAAACCAAGGTCTAATTAATACCAACAAAAACATAAATACTGGACAAAGTTCATGAGGTAAATACTGAACACCATCCAAAAAAAGAGGAAGCaaaataatcatataaatcaaatcagaaaataGATATTAGTTACCCAAATATTCATACCTGAGAATCGGTGTCTCTTCGGTATCGGGTGAAGGAGAGATGTGAGCGGTGTAGAGGGTGAGAAAGATGGAAGCTGCAGGTGTGGTGTGCGAGGCGGCGGCTGGTCTGGTTGATGGGAGGGAATGGTTTTGCTGTTGCTGCGCAGGGTTTGTGCTGTGTCggctgatttttttctttttttctcttttcaataCGTTACCAGACACAAAGTACATGACCATATATAAAATGTGTACCTAAAGAGATCCTATTTCCAAAATCAAGGATTAAGTTATCCgatcttttgaaatttgatttaacaattaaaaataaagaaattagtaaaaATAGTATATTACACTTAACCATATCAGGTTTGAGGTTTATTATAACATcttcaaaatattttattttcatacctcaagtattattttatttcaatataatacatccgttatatttttcatccattgatctattaagagctgacgtggctgcTAAATTTATGCTacgtaataaaaaaataattttttatatattaaaaatattataataatttactcatatttaaaaaaataaaaaaagaaattgaaaaccCAGAAGCCACCTCCCTCTCTCCTGTTTCTTCCTCCCCCCTCACACCATCGCCACCTTCAGCCCTTTCCTCAGTGTTTCCTCCACACTCTCTCTCCGTTCCTGGAGCCTCACTGCCGTGCCCAAGCTTCACTCTCTGTGGCATCCCTCCACCTCACTCACGACCTCACCGTCCCCGAGAGCACCGTCGATCACCAAATCCGGCAGGCCGCCTGCATCAACTTCAAAAACCACCTCAAGTCGCTCTGGGCTCCCAACTCCTCTTCCGACAAGACCCCTATCCCTGATGTCGAGAAGTACCAGATCAAGGGCTTCATCGTCTCCCTCATGCTTTCCACAACCCACGACCCAACCTAGACGGCTAAACGCTCGATCATTGAACCTCAAACCCTCTCTCCCTTCCTcccttctcctttttctctccctctctcactGCAATTTTGGGTCGGGGATGACATCCTCACCTACTTGTGGTGGTCCAAAACAGTGCACACCCCTCAGCACAAATGgtaggagggagagagagctttgtAGCGAGGGATTTGGAGTTGCTGGGTTTTAATTCAAGGTGTGTGGGAATTTTTGCCAACTGTCATAATTTTGGCAGTCACGTGGCACAAATAAGATAGTCATATTagctcttaacggatcaatAGATAGAAAATGCAACGGATGTATTATGTTGAAATAAGATAGTAGTTGAGATATAAAAATgaaatgttgtatgaggttataatagacctcaaacctgagatGGTAAAATGTACTTTACCCTagtaaaaacttttaaaaactataataatttttaaccgtTGGATATTGTagaatattttgacaaaaaaaaaaaaaactaatgcaGAATATTGCTcgtgataaaataaaattttatgggTAAATTATTTCAACCAACGACATAATAAGTATTAAAAATACAAGATTTTATTAGGTGTCAAGAGTTAGATTTTGGGTGTAgatacttttctttttattatttctcatgATGGACTCAGATCCTCTCTTGAGCCTTTGCCAACGGGGCCTAGGGATCAATTGATCCCAGCCCTTCAAATTCATCCTACGGCCAAAAAAGGAGACACAGTtggaaatagagagagagagagagagagagagagagagagagagagagagaggtggaagAAGATAAGCGAAAGCTGAGATCTTTGGGTGTGGGAATAGCCTCGTGAGAGAGATCGTCGTTGACAAGGTTGGGAGTAGGAGCATGCAAATCTTGCCCGGCAGGTTTGACCAAATTATCCCGCGAATTATGGTGGGTTTCCAGTGATGAGAGATGGGATTAGAGTCATGTGTGTAACTGATTTGTTTGTAGTTAACATTAGTCGATATGGATTCGTAGGAAGCTGGAGATTAGGGGTTAGGGGAGCGGGAATTGTAGGGAAGGCAAACAAAATTGCCTTGGGTTGCGAGAAAAACATTTGAAAGTTGCTTGGCCGCAAGATGAATTTGAAGGGCTGGGATCAATTGATCCCTAGGCCCCGTTGGCAACGGCTTAGGAGAGGATCTGAGTCCTCTAATGATTCCATTGAATCGCTCAGGTGCTAGTAACTTAGTACGTTGTTAACTATTTATCCGTGCCCGCTCTACAAAATAGTCTCataatttatgtattttgttttttcatgtcgttattcatagatcatcttgTAAAAATTCACTtaatttgaaaattgttttaGCCCTTTAATGTGgaattatgaacattttaatatttACTAACAATATCGTGTTCGTCTATTTCACAGTTAAAttaagttgtttttaaatttcaataaacttttgcaaagatgatctttcaattaaaacctaaaaaaatatCAGTTCAAATTATTGAAATATTATCGAGTGAGCCCATATGAGCACCGTATTAGAATACTGACTGGTTTATGTTTCCTTCGATGGTTTATAGAATGAGCGTACATATATAGACTAGTATGCTGGCTGAAATTTCAAATATAATTCCTGTTGATATATTGTACCCCTACACAAAGGTACAGAGAAAACATCAGAACCTTAACATTTGTAAAGAGGTGTGACGTGTGCATTCCCTAAAGAAAGTattattctttttcatttttttaagacGACGTCATCGACGACTGATATTGTTGTAGTAAAATATGCAAATtagaatttgacaaaaatattcaaattagGAACTCCTCGAGCTTTGCATTAGATTATGGCTGTTGATGACACAATGTTCTGTTGTGGTATATTGATACCTAAAGTGTAGCATAAATCACACTTGAATATTTCTAGCTTTGTGAAATTACAACATAAACTAAAACATTTATAATCAAGGGCCTTTAAGGCATATTGAATTACGTTAATGATCTGCCTTACTCATTCAGCGGAACCTTCATTCTAATGCTTTCATGATTTCATTCGGCCATCTTTCGCAACTTGTATGATTGCATCAGTTGTAAGATTTGCGAAATCTAGACAAAATTCAGTAAAAAATGTTGCTTCGATCATGGAGTTGCAAAGGCGTGCAAGCACATTCCTTCCATTTCTGTTCCAAAATACATAAGCTCTCACACAAACCCATAATTAAATTACATATAATTCCAGTAACGCATTGTACCACATGTTCTGCATTCCTCCTCTTTTACATTTTTACTTTATGAAGGAGGAGGGTTTCAATAATTAAATCCTCCCAATCAATACCACGTCCTCTCTCCAATCTatacttttttactttttaacttGTTGAAGAGGTACCTCTTCAGAAATGCAAATATTGCTGCGGTCAATTTGCTGCTTGGCAACATTTATCTTTTCTGTCCTCTTCTTAATTGCCACACAACAAAAGACGAAGGCATAGCATCCAATTCTACATCTTTATctaaggggggtgtattcaattaggattcttAGAGAGTTTCAGGGAATTTAAATCtatagaatttgagaaagtttgagagaaaaaaaaatgaattcctAGAGATTTTGAGTGAATTAATTATAACTTCCAGAGAATTCACATGAATTGTGAGAGAATTCTTTACATGAATTGTGAGAGAATTTTTTACATGGGGTTAGAGAATTGAAGAGAATTTGATCAACAATTTCCTTCTCTTTAGAAGCCAAATTTTCATCCTACTAATACCAAATTGCAATACCAAGTTTAGAGAATTGAAGAGAATTTGATCAACAATTTCCTTCTCTTTAGAAGCCAAATTTTCATCCTACTAATACCAAATTGCAATACCAAGTTCATATGCAATGTTTTCAACTAGCTATCAAAATGAAAGAGGAACCGATCGATTAGTGTCAAAATAAACTAGTTATcaaagttttttaaaaaaacccaacaatttTATATAAACATAACTACTCAAAGCAAAAAGATTTATCTAGCGTTCAACCATGTTTGAATACTCTCCAGGTTATATTGCTGCTCTCCAAGTGTTTGCATACTCCAATCTGTAAAAACAATTAATTCTCTATTTCTCATCTTTGAATGCTATCATTCACAGCATCTGTCCACATATTTGTAGCTATGCCAGCTCTCCATGCATTAGCAATCTGTCGTTGTTGCTCTTGAGTTTGATTA encodes the following:
- the LOC126615353 gene encoding uncharacterized protein LOC126615353 isoform X2, coding for MLKPGSSMGMPTKTKFEEPESSSSEDEEEIEQALADVTFGELQKARSNGSHLVHLKPKEEKKGGRANKNRPMEVTCTKPVPRFREVIQGSKKVVRDPRFESLCGELDVDRFRKKYRFLFEEELPAEKEDKQLKSDSAKGTEAAILTEHKKKERKAAKEGKQPFFLKKSEIRKKRLMEKYKQLKASGKLEAFIEKRRRKNAAKDHRYMPYRRPNATE
- the LOC126615353 gene encoding uncharacterized protein LOC126615353 isoform X1, which encodes MLKPGSSMGMPTKTKFEEPESSSSEDEEEIEQALADVTFGELQKARSNGSHLVHLKPKEEKKGGRANKNRPMEVTCTKPVPRFREVIQGSKKVVRDPRFESLCGELDVDRFRKKYRFLFEEELPAEKEELQKQIKKSKDPETIEELKKHISLIDKQLKSDSAKGTEAAILTEHKKKERKAAKEGKQPFFLKKSEIRKKRLMEKYKQLKASGKLEAFIEKRRRKNAAKDHRYMPYRRPNATE